Genomic DNA from Prunus persica cultivar Lovell chromosome G1, Prunus_persica_NCBIv2, whole genome shotgun sequence:
GCTCACAGTccaaaataatccaattcaacacCAGTGATGTTTGGATAGTCCTTGTGGAATTGTTGTTTCCATCGTGGGATGAACCCTTTGAGCTCCACTATCCATGGGACTCTTAAAACTCCTTGCATGGAATTGTTATTGAAGATAGAATGATGCGTAAATAAACTACTAGTCACCTCATTGGTGCTGATCCAAACATATTAATCCTCTCCGCCATTAATTTTTGCTTTGCTTCACCTAGTGAGTGAATGTTGAAGTGGGAATTAAGCAATATGAAAACTTCTCTATATTTGATTAGGAGTGAATATGGTGAATATGGTATACTTATTAAAatcatatttgtttcacaattcaatatatcattttttgtcattttatattagaataaattaataattcaataaatagtttagtAGTCgagtgtacttagttaattttagaattcATTTAGCAGCactttaaaacaaataaacagaaTTAGAAAGCAACTTAAAAACTCGGAACCATCGTGCAGTTCCTTccggtttttttctttctgttcattaacctcttctcttcttctccactTTTCAGTCCCATTCCCATACTTTCTAATCTTCTTTGTGCAGAGCATCATAAGTGGTACGAAtccgcctctctctctctctctctctctctctctccactgcTCTAATTTTTGGTTACTAATACAATTTCTTTGATTATTTATGCTCTTTCTATTTACTGTTGTACCACGTGTTGTATTTGCAGCCTTAATATATCTCCAGCAGCCAGCAGTTGTGGCCTTCCTCAGTCGTTTCTCGGTTCAGGCAGTCTTATTCACTCTCAAGGTTATGAAATCACCAGAGACTATtcatgaaaatttattttgaatcaTCAATGCTTTTGTTTATCCTTCAGTATTTTGATAAAGGGAGTTTGGTTGTCCTAAGCCCAACTGAAGCTCTTGGTGGAAGACACTGTCAATGTTGCGAAAGAAAAACCGTGCGCCAAGTCTTTGATATGAAATTGCTTCGCCCAAGGCGAATTAGGGTACGGAACCAAGTAATGGGGCGGCTATGTGTACTGTCTGCAGTACATCTTTACTATATTTGATTCATTTCAATTGTACTACATTTCCgactttattttatgaaatatttagttatatattcATTCTTAATATTagtaatctatatatataaagcaaaaggcagagaatggtgaaacattcaaaatactagaaaatacccttggttaatgcaaacattaagaattcaaattattaattaaatgaggataatatagtaaattcacactttttcatatttaaacaaattaaaagaaaaagaaaaagcagataatggatcctatttttatgaacacaactacccattatcttttttaattctaaaataaatttacttatttttttaaaaaaacctctcgcaagcgcggaagtgcatgcagagaggctagtatagaTAAATtctgtattatttaattttgaaagcATTTTTGCTCATCATTTTAACTTAATGTGTATCCTAAGTATCattctcaacacttgacacgTATCCATGAGCACAATCATAATTCCATAAATACAAAGCAAATAATTAACTATGGTTATGTCAATGGACACGTGTCAAGTAGTAAGAAGGGTGACGAGTTTACACATtgagttaaagtggtgagtaaaaaaatatgaacaaacctataaaaaaaaaaactcaaaaaatgacaagtggcccatttgaatttaattttgactattaaattattttaatgccCTATTAACtgtttaagttttatttttaaaatgaggttttggggttgagcttattttaagaaattgatagcagttttgtaatttataaaaagttcgaagcctctttgttatgatgtaaatggactttggtgtgtttctaaagtccatttcatgtttttttatatataatttgggctcctatattAGATATAATAGTAAATCTTcattattttagtttatttttctatcccatatatcaataaaataaattatcatacaggaaacaaataaaatttctgtttattttctatgaataaattaaattaatacatgaaacaaataaaaatttatgtaaTTTGCAAAGTATAGTAACTAAAAATTATAGTTAGTTCAAATATTTACCAACAACCAGTCAAAATCAGCTTTCATTATTGGTTTTCCATTGCATCGTCCAACTATTAAGTTTCGAATCGAACAACGCTTAGCTGGCCCATATCTTCTAAATTCCAAACTAACCCTTCCAAACACTGTTATTCCAAATGAACCAAGACCAATAAACAGACAACAGAGAAAAAGCCCCACAAGATTCCAACGAGACAAAACCGTAATAACAGAAACTTCCGAGGGCACCCACACTTCACCATCGTACCCAACAAAGTAGTTGTACTACACACACCAATGGATcaaaaattcataaacaaGCGATAGAAAAATCGcaaaaaattagggaaaaaataatcaattttctttcttacccGTCTTCGcaagtcttcttctccaaaCTCCATCGTCCCCAAAATCGAAGCGAAGATGATGCACATGACCTTCTACTGGAGCAAGGACGTGACAATCCTGATCGACTCTTGGCGGACCACTTCATGGACGAGTTACTCCCTCACGCTAATCGCCTGCCTCATCGTCTCGGCCTTCTACCAGTACCTCGAGGACCTCCGCGTGCGGCTCAAGACCGCGTCGTCGTCGGCCGCGAAAATCTCTTCGCCGGCGCCGATCCAAACTCCGCTGCTCGGCGCGAAGCTCGACGGCGCCGGAGGGAGGTTCTCGGCGGCTCGGCTTGGTGGAGCCGTGCTTTTCGGGGTGAACGCGGCGATCGGGTACCTGCTGATGCTGGCGGTCATGTCGTTTAACGGAGGCGTGTTTGTGGCTATCGTTGTGGGGCTCGCGATTGGCTACTTGGCGTTTAGGAGCGGGGACGATGACGTGGCGGCAACTGTGGTTGATAATCCCTGCGCTTGTGCTTAGATTTagattgtttatattttagaTACGATCAAAAGCTTGCAATTTGCTTCGCCGATTTGCCGTTTTCTCTATGAATCTGTAATGTAATTTTCTTACTATATAAAATCTGAATGGTTGTGATTTGTGCTTAATTTCCAAGCAGAAGGAACACTTTGGTCAAAATTGTTGTTGTAAAAAAGGTAAATACCAATCAAAGTCAGGACAGTAAATTGTGAAGCCTGAGGCCGGCGCAAGAGAAAAGCATTCGGGGGGAACCCTGCCATTGGGTACTTGCTGGTGCCAGTGACGGTGGCGTTTAGTGGAAGAGGCGAGCTTGTGGCTGTCGTTTTGGCGCTGACGGGTTGGATTTCTGCTTGGTGTTTAGGGCGGAAATGAAATGTGGATTTCTTAGATACGACGAAGGTTGCATTGTCGTTTTGGATAACACTAGGGAAGAAGCTCAGACAGAAACTATGGGCGCAAGAAGTCTGGGCCCGGCCTTGTAAGAGCATTTCTATccatttgtcatggcaaaagGCAAGGGTAAGTAAGAGCTGTTACTATTTACAGGAATAGTGGCAGTCTTTGCAAAAGACTGCTTGTGTTTCCACCTATTACCAATtcacatgaaatatgaaatatgaGAAAATGAATTTATATAGAGTTTTAGtgtgagaagaaaagaatatgactaagtatttataaaaaaaattctgatttttttgattttttaattattttttaattatttaaattgacTAATGATGTAAGCATTACATCACTTGTCCAGGCAAAAACACGGGCTGATTCTGCCTAAGGCCTTGGTGGGCCCCAAACTTGCCCAGGCTTGCCTTTGGCAGTGGAACTGTCTTTGTGGGCTAGGCCCTGTCCTATTAGGGCAAAAGGCCTTCCGCAGGAAATGCC
This window encodes:
- the LOC18793633 gene encoding copper transporter 5.1, encoding MMHMTFYWSKDVTILIDSWRTTSWTSYSLTLIACLIVSAFYQYLEDLRVRLKTASSSAAKISSPAPIQTPLLGAKLDGAGGRFSAARLGGAVLFGVNAAIGYLLMLAVMSFNGGVFVAIVVGLAIGYLAFRSGDDDVAATVVDNPCACA